The following DNA comes from Ictalurus punctatus breed USDA103 chromosome 19, Coco_2.0, whole genome shotgun sequence.
tagtgaggccagcagggggcgctcaccctgtggtctgtgtgggtcctactGCCCCAGAATAGTGATgaggacactatactgtaaaaacggcactgtctttcggatggtcctgactctctgtgatcATTAAAAAATCCCACTGGCCCTTATCCATCACGGCCCCATAACAATAACCATCTCTGAAtcggctacatcactctctcctctccactaatagctggtgtgtggtcggtgttctggcgcactatggctgccgtcgcatcatccaggtggatgctacacgctagtggtggttgaggagatcccccccatactttttaaagcactttgagtgcctagaaaagtgctatataaatgtaacagtaactaATTAAGATGattcattttgtgtttgtgattcAACTCTCATTCCTCGAATCCTCCAAGTGCATTTTAATAATAGGTACTTCTTTACGGAAGGTGGAATTTGATGGATCGATTTCTGGATCTCAGGATTTGGGATTGAGGACTCATTGAGGCATCAATTAGAGTTTGGGCTGCATCATGGGATTGGAGGTCATTGTTTTTCTGGcttattcttcttcttgtgCTCAATGGTGCATGCCAGAGGCTCAACTttttaataatgatttttttttaatagaccGTCTATTCAGTTTGTGTAATCACTGTGGTTAATTAAAACAAACCATGTAGCAGTTGACGATAGCAGGATACAGCAAATACATTTGAATGAGAAATACAAACTGGAAGATCTCGGCTATTGTTGGAGGTGTGACTTGAAAAACAGCATATTTTACCCCCGACAAATCTGTTCGTTCCTACGTACATTTTAAGCACATACAGATGTATTGTCTAAATCTCTACAAAAAGAACGCATCCAGAAAATCTATATTCTCAACTGCCGTTCCCTAACGCTAACATGTTGCCAAACTGTATCTTCAGTCAGCTATGtatgaagatactgatgaatctACTATACGCACTTTGCTCCATTCAgcgcttttaaaaaaaaaaaaaaaaagtgaagacaATTACATCCTCAGCTGTCCTACCTTAAACAAATAAGGAATGTTTAATCAGGTGTGGTTTTGAGTAAACTGATCTCAGGTTAGTTTAAACAGCAATGTTGACTAACCTTCATTCCTTCTTTCTGTAGCATGCGGATGCCAGTCAGGTCTCCGGTATTGAGAAATAGCATCTCCTCTGCCGCTGCAGATAGACAGACACGCCCGTCAGTCAGGCAGCCGGACACGTTGCACAGGAGTAAGCGCAACTTCTCCGGCTCACTCTTGCCAAAGTAACCATATCTGCATtgacaaatgcacacacacacacacacacgtcccagCATGTTGATTTTCAGGGTGTTGCTAACCAAGCAGTCACAGAGCAAGAACTCACTTCTGAAATTCTGTTCGTTTACCTGAGAACCCTCTGTTCTGCTACGGGCCAGTCGATGTCAACATCAATATCAACGCTATACTCTGGTCCCATCTCAAAGTAGGCAATCTTCCCTCCCTACATGAACCAAGGAAGAAATAGTTACAGAACACTGTGTATGGTCTAGTCAGAATCATGTATAGACCCCATGataaaataaattactgaaCACTGAAGAGTCCTGGGCCCAACAGATTTGTATTACAACAGTGTACTAGGACATAGGCTCCCAACATTAGTAATGGACAGTAAGCTTCTGTCTGGCATTGCGCTCTGATGTGTGAagggctcttttttttttgttgacagTTTGATGTTTGCCTTTGACACTGTAAAATTGGCGAAGAGCAGTCGTGACTCAAATATTAActtaaaacctttttaaaaaaactgacAGGTTACTGAACAACAAGCAATAGGTCTGTACGGCCTGCAGCTGGAGCGCAGGATTCGTTTTagggcaaaaaataataataatactgatgagaagaacatgtaaaataaactaaaataaagaagaagaaggtagAAGCATGAGGACCAGGAGGAACTGGAGAAGAAAAAGCACCGTATAAATGAATGATGTTCACAAAACATTGTGATTCCTGAATCTAACAATCACAAAGAATTCAAATCAATCTGACAAGCTCAAATAACTGCTAATTAGCGATTCTGTAACCGTGACAGGCCTATTTATGATATAAAGATTTAGAGAGCTGTTATGTAGAGCACTTTGTTATACTTAGTCCTCTTCCACTGGAATGATGATGTCCTGACACTGCTGGAACCCGAGAATGAAGGATGCCTTCCCTGTTTCCCTACAGTGACACAGCCAACGTACAAGACAGCATTTATACTCCATAGCCCACCTGCAAGAGTCCTTGGGTTACAAGATCTTTGGTGGCAAAGTAAAAGGATCCATTTTCGCAGAGTTCTCCATCCCAGTCTTGACGACGGGGTCTCCTGGATGGGTCTAGGTTCAGAGGCTTAGTGCTTGTGATCTCTTGGGGgaggcaaaacaaacaaacggccAAATGGCCACATCACATAAGTTAATACAAGCAGGGCTAGGTCAATTAATGTGCATTAGCTTAGACCTGGAAGAATGTACAATGCAGAATTTTCCATTTCAGTTAAAGCAACATAACGCAATAAAAGCTCACatcttctatctatctatctatctatctatatctatattatatatatatatgtaactgACCTCCTTTTTTTAACTCTTGCCAGCGAAAGTGGTGTCGGCGAACGACGGAGAAGACAGAGTCGTAGCCCTGCTTGGTCATCATCTCCACAGCCTCTTTCAGGTGGTTCGGGTGAAGGCATGGTGAGGTGGCCTGGATGTTACAGATGACATCCACTTCTGCAGGACACCACCGAACTCAGGTTAAACGAGCAACAATGAAACAATAGTTCACTTACACACTGAACATATATCAAGTAACTCAAATAGAAAGCAATTGGAAAATATGAATCCAAACTGCAGACTCCATGAGTATGTAGAGAATGAGTCCTAAAGAGACCATTTCCATTAAGCCTATTATAAAGTCTAGTGTCAAGTGGGCTGGACAAAAAATAACTCATcataaataatgtgttaatttaAGTGTGTTTATCTGAAAGGTACATTATACAGACTAAACAGATATTACCCTGAAACACACTGCAATTTATTaccaaaaacaaaggaaaaatgcATTGCATAAGTTGCAGAAGTATTCACCCCTGTGtccttttatgcattttttttttttttttggctattaCAATCTGGAgctgaaatggatttaattaAGATTATACAGGAAATTCACTTCATTGAGAAACTGACTTAACTCTGGTGAAACACTACATGggaaaaagtttgtggacactttaCCATGAGACTCGTATGTGgtttttgaacatctcattccagatttattcctcctttgctgttattataagctccactgttctgggaaggctttccactagattttggagggtgactgtgtggatttgtgatcattcagctacaagagtattagtgagatcaggtactgaggaggtctggggtgcagtcggcgttccagttcatcccaaaggtgttcagtggggttgaggtcagggatctgtgcttCTAcaccaaccttcacacaccatgtcttcatggagctcgctttgtgcacagggacattatCATGCTGGTACAGGTTTgagtctcttagttccagtgaagggaaattgtaatgttacagcataaaaagacattctatacaactgtgtgcttctaactttgagGCAACATTTTGGAatagaaccacatatgggtgtgatggtcaggtgtcaacatacttttggctatagaGTGTATTAGTAGCTGTGTTTATTGAGTTTGTTGCTTTGTTTCGCCCCTGGAATAAGAGAgacccccccaaacacacacgcacgcacgcgcacgcagtCTTTAAATTCAATTAAGCTCTCTTAAACTCTAATTGTTCATCTACTGAtaatttgttgctttctattggtggcatgttatgtctagtggataccataaCAGATCTATAATggtaatggttagctgatggtttgtaatggtatttgtagtggaaatcatTACAAGTTCTGTGACgtttactattatttatttattttattgtatttttttccagCAAGGATGTCTTGTCTCTCTGGACTCAGATGTGTAAACCTACAGAAGAGCACACACAGTGAATGAGGTGATCTTGCCTGGGTGAAGTCTGGAAAACTCTTGCAGGGTTTCCAATGAACTCGAGGTGTCTTTGGACACTTCTGGACTCCTTCTGTGTACATTAACCTTCCAGTTGTTTGCCCCACAGTTGTTTGCCCCCCAGTTTTTTGCCCCCCAGGTTTTTGCCACCCTCTCGATCTCGTCATGGTCCGTGGACACCCAGACACTGTGGAGATGGACCAGAAGAGCTCTAACACAACAGGAaaagacaggacaggacaggataTTGTGATAACTGAAGCACTCCATTACCTTTTAAACACACTGGAGTCTAAAGCAGCTCGTAACACCCAACAAATGAGAGGAATTCCAGCCAGCGGCCTGATGTTCTTCAGGGGGATTCCTTTACTCCCTCCTCGGGCCAGGATCACAGCAGCGATGTGTCTCTTATCCTCTCTCTTATCCGCTCTCTTGTCCGCTCTCTTGTCCGCTCTCTTGTCCGCTCTCTTATCCGCTCTCTTATCCTCTCTCTTATCCTCTCTCTTGCGTTTCTTTGCGTGATTGTTGCAGTCTTCTGAACATGCAGGTTCCCCCGAGGCGTCCATTCCTTCTCTCTATCTCAACAACACACAGCGTGGACTTTAGGACCCAGCCTTTGGACGTCACCAATGACAACTTCCTTTACGTCTCTCAGTTGCGCGCGCCGCCGTTGTTTATCTAGGATGTAAAcaatcttttcttcttcttttctttcctcctgTGTTTACATTTAGATACAAAAAGAAGCTCCAACACTCACGTGCCCAAAGATGTAGGTCTAATAGAGCAGTATTTCAGTCAACATTTCCGAGGAAAAAAAGCTATTCAAACACATATGCACGCGCACATGTACTATGGTTGTTTTGGTTTCGTAGGAAGAGTGTAGTTTGCATGAATTGTGAGTAGCAGATACAGTTCTCCTGGGTGGggatgtgtgcatgtatgttgCCCTGTCATCCATCCAGGTTGTATTCGTGTATCAGTGTGAGAAGGTCCTGGCTCGAAGCAGTGCGCCAGAGCGGTAGTAGCCTACTGTATGTCCAAATTatcagtaggcgagaaatacacGGATGGTGTACTACTTCCGGTGTGATTTTGCAAGTAAAAATTCCCAtgatgcaacgggactggtgcggaccagctcagaaaaaaacaaacaaactcggAAGACagcgtcggctctttttaagaaTTAAACTGTGtattaaacaggacttgtttaacaatacccgaataaattTGTTGATGATATTTGTGCGGTTATGATGACGTCGacggtcacatgacaatgctaacatggtggatgtagtatgtccgggattgtagtcatactacacacacgcatactgaTTATTAGTGCGTACTGTTTCAACAGTCGTGCATCTAATTCAGTACGTACTGTCACTGTATGCAATTTCGAACGCAGTCATAGTTACCAACTGCATTTCGTGTGATTGTACCGAGGCGTCGAAGTTATTATATTGTCACTAACCAATGAGAGCAGTTATGGGCGGTGCGGCACGtgtagccccgcccctttcTGCACGTCTGCAGCCAGGTCTGTTTGGGCCCAGTATTCCTGGAATAGTTTCCAGATCCACTTCGAAAAGCGGTTAAAGGTGCATTCGGTAATATTAGAGGATTAGGTCTCAAGATTAGGTCTAAGGAAGTGGGTTTGACATCTGAATGATTTTTACTCCTCGCACCGCCCCCAGAATCTACAGTGGCCCACAGAGTGTCTATATTGACATACTATTCTGATTGACAGGAGGCgcatccaaacaaaaacaaacgagcTCTCCGGACCGGAAGTAAGTTTTCCGAATGACTTTCAGCAGCTATTGAATACACTTAGATCTTTATTCTCTTTAAATCGTGCTTCATACCTCTTCCAGTTTATTcgtacataaataataataaaaatatcgGCTGTGACGAATACGAGTGACTAGACTATATGTATCACAACGTATTCCTTGCTCTTAAGGTTACACCGAAATCATCTATAATActagtaaaagaaaacatgccaTAATATAATACGATGATCTACTTTTTAACATTGAAATCAGTCTCCGTAGAGACCGTCAAAAATTGCCATCGCCGACTATATTTCAAGTCGTCAAGGCGGGGTATTGGGTAAAGTTTTCAACTAGCAATAATCGCGCCTCGGATAAACCTCATAGGCTACGATACTGCCACTGCGCAAAGCTAAAGAACTACCCGGCGGAGAAGCCACGCCActgtacagcacacacatcacactaacGGTGGattattaacacacactaaccacacacacatatcacttTTTATCCTAACGCTCATCATTAAATACTACTTCTAGCTAAGTTTCTATCCGTTTTATACCTCTGTATGACCCGGacgctttaaaatgttttaaagaatcGCGCCGCAAGGCACGATGGGAGTACCTACGTCATCAACGTCTAACAATGTTTCTAAAACAATTGAGAATACGTTAAGTTTAAATAAGTAACAACTCAGTCATGAAGCACACACGAAACTGTTATTGTTATTCGGTTtgcttctttgtttcttttttatttttctttcttttgttttgttttcttacgTTCAACAACGCTTTGGACCTGGTAATGCATCAAGATGATCACAAGATGGCAGTGTACACTCAGTTTCAAATCCGCCTACACATGCCTCATACTTTCATAggatctaataataataataataataataataataataataataataataataataataataataatgagtgcTTCTCATGAAGAATGATTTAAAGTTTTGGGGGAATGTGTGTGAATCTGGGTTAGACAAacgtgtttgttggtttgtttgtttctttgtttgttgtttgtttgtttgtttttactacaAGTTAGAGCTACAGTATATAGACCACACAAATGCTGggtatgttttgtttatttctaatAGGTGGCGATCTAAATCTAAAACGCCATGATATATAGACAATTTAAGGctctttttaataaaataaatcacctCAAAATCACTAGAGAACATTTCTGTAAGTGAACATAAACTTCTGTTGCTCTATACACTATTTGTTGTTCTCGATCTTTACTAaatttcctcaaaaaaaaaaaaaaaagctgggtgCTTTTTGACTAGTATTTGGTattgtgtggggttttttgggAGGCGGGTGTAGGTGGatttttggtttcatttatttatttattttttacctctTAAAGTCCTGCAACAATCataaaatgtgtacattttatatgttcagaaatgacattttctattaaaaaaaacatcttcagCGTTACATACTTcgttaaaaaatattattcaaGTCTGTTTCAGCAACACATTTACTTTTACATAGTTGATATTTATACAGACTCAAAATTCATCATTCATCATGCGATATTAAGAGAAAGATCATTTAAAAGAATCTGGATAAGCATATAAATAAGTTATGCATGAAAGGATTAAATCTAttctagaagaagaagaagaagaagaaatagaagaagaagaagctccTCCCTTTCAGGAAGTGAGTATTCAGgaagtagatagatagatagattgtgGATGCTTCTAAAAGGTTAATGATGTCATCTTTATGAAGTGTCTGGGTTTGTTGAAACAGGATTAACCAATCGGGATCATGGATTTTCCCTGTCTCTATTTGAAAGCTACTAGCCACCTAGTTACACcgaatgtattttgttttgttttaagtgACTTGACAAATATACTTGTTAAATAGGCCTCAAATTAAAAGATTTCTACCCAAACTTCTCTGCATACATACAGTCACGGTTACAGATCATACAGATCACACCTGAAATGAAATCctaactactactatcactGGTCACTAGTCATATACATtcaattaaattgtatttatatagtgcttttaacaatagacattgtcacaaagcaactttacagaaatatacacattttacatttagaaaCTGGTCCCGactgagcaagccagaggccaCCATGGTGAGataaaactccctgagatgacaatGCTCCATTTTAAACGAGGTAGCCCAGGGGTAAAATGTAAAAGCCACACATCACGTGCTAGAAACTGCATTCAAAGAAGTGTTTCCTGTCAGAAATACAAGTTATCAAAGGCAGCTGTAGGGAGTAGTGCACTCAGAGGGGTGGGCTTTGGGGATTTGTGGCAGAAGACTATTATCGCTTCTTgtcacgtttacatttacagcatttggcagaatcccttatccagagcgacttacttttattgcatttatacatctgaacagctgagggttaagggccttgctcaagggcccaacagtggcaggttggcagtgccaggatttgaactcatgaccttccaatcaggagcaacactcattcactcactttgAGTAACCGCTTGATCTCGGTCAGGGTCGATCCAGACCCTAGCCTGGGAGCACTGGGAATGAGGTGTGAcccctggatgggacgccagtccattgCACCAAAGAGCAACAGAACAATTACATTTACTTCtgtccattatatatatatatatatatatatatatatatatatatatatatatatatatatatagagagagagagagagagagagagagagagagagagagagagagagagagagagagagaacaatagaTCACACCCTTGACTGTATACACTTCATCCTGAGGTGTTAGTCTGACGTGTAAATTGTTTAAGATGGGCCAGGGTCTAAGCACCTCCACCCAAAGTAACCCGCtcctcatttcattttaaatagagAAAGACGTGGGGAAGGATGAGGTCAACTATTCCAATACCTGTCTTTTGCTCCACAAACCTTGAAGTCATTAGAACGAAGCTACTCACGTTTAGGAACGGGGAGGCCTGATTTAACGTCCTCCTTAAGGAATATGCAAGGGGTTTCTCTCGAATGTAGTTGAATGCAGATCGAAGGGAGGAGGTAGAGGAAGTCTGGGCCAAACGCAGAAAGCTGCAGCGCACTTTGGTGTCTGCTAAGGTCGTCCAAATGACGGTAGCTCGCCTCTTAATGGTAATCCATTCCATCTTGTCCCTCTTAAGTGCAGGAAGGAGTGGCTTAGTAATGGAGGAAAATCAAATGATCTGGCTTCTGACTCCAGACTGTGAGCTTCttgttcaagtttttttttttaatcgcttATCTATGTTCTTCCCCTGCTGTATATAACATATgatattattttcttcttcttctttttttttctttttttacattttggatgtattttctatttttctgtttttatatttaactgAAATTTGTGaagcattttttgtttgtttgtatgcaTTAGCGAGTGGCCATGGTTACTGTAGATATCCTGTGCTACTTAcagtgttttctttattttaactatttcacacatttaagaACAAACAAAGCAGGTAACACAAGTAGCACTGtcatagtgttttttttgtttgtttttttttaaagtgtttttctttcGGTTTAAATGCCATACAATGCTGTAaaggttatgagttcaaatctcagggCTACTGTTGAGATTTCTACCGTGCCCCACTCTGATCAAGGGGTCCCTATGAGGACTACGCATGCACTCTGACCCTAACGTCCTAACAAGGAACATGTGAAGAAAAGGATTCTTCCCTAGGGGAAGAATGTATTGCTCAAaggttgccttttattatgcTTGAAGACTTTGCAATATACTGGTGATTGTCACTCGTGTTTCGTTTAGGTATCCCATCTGACACAGACGTTTCTCTTAAAATTCCTAAGGAGAAATAAAATTACACAGTCCTGGGGTGCAGTATGATATAATTCTGAGAGGAGTTCAAACATTAAAATCATTGTTCCTAGTTTTCAGAAGGACTACAGCTCTATTTCCATAATGAATTAAGTCAGCAGTTTcctctttttacattttattcttgaATGCAGTTCAGTTTGGCATTCGGTAAACAAATCGAGACACCAGGGTGCAATAGTTATAAACCCTAATGAATCTGGCCAGTAACTCTGAAGTTTTATTGAATCTGAATCAAGCCAGAGCAATAAGAAATAATAAACCTCACCCAGGTGCAAATATATTGTGAAAAGCACATACAATCCAGcctttaaaagaaacaagatgTTGTTGATCGCGTCTTTATCGTGATTCCTCTCACCCTTTCGTGCATGCTGTTCTCCTTTCATTTCATCTGAACACTGTAAAGGATTAAGTTGCTTTTTCTGCGACCCATTTCGCACGCCCCTTTGGTTAATGCTTCATTCATTTGATCGGATTGAATACCTGTGAAATTATGTTAAAGCTgtgtttatattcatttttaatgcaaCTCACATAAGCTGCCACCGCAAGCCAATGAGAGTAAGGAGCTTGTTTCTAGGTTAATACTAGCTAATGTACACAAATCCTGCAAATGTGTATGATGAATATAAGTTGAATGAATTCCCATCTGTTCACACTGCAGTTGcatttgtacatttatatagaCACTGGCCCAAAGAggaattaaaaatgtcaaaatccacgtgatttttattttatttattttttttgctgttcaaACTGTCACACATGAGGATAACAATTAGATCACAGGCACGTTTGCCTGCATTGGAACATCGCCATTACATCCTTTTtttaatcatccatccattttccataccgcttatcatacacagggtgtcaggggagcctggagtctatcctaaAGAACTCGTGGCACAAAAAgcgggacaccctggacaggatgccaactcatcgcagggcacaatcgtatACTAAGGATTTGGAAATTACCAATCAGGTTACAtatctttggaccgggggaggaaaccggagtacccggaggaaaccccccacaTCACAGCAAACTCTGCAtgcacagggcagaggcgggattcaaacctcAAATCCTGTAGCTACAACCGAGTTCTAACATAACTAACAAAACTGTATTTCAAGCATCATCATAAAGCTGAAACAGTCATAATTGATATCATATCTCTTTAACAAATACATTGGCGATTAAGCATCTACCTGTTCACAACTGTAACCTGAGAGACCACAAGTTAAACAGCGTTTGAACCAGAGGCTTTTCAAACAACATTTATGTAGCAGTACTGTTCCTGCTTCTGTCTGAAACGTACAGTAATTTCTACCTATGTCATGGAAAAGACATTATACTATCGGGTACATCCCACTTTGTGGTAACACATATacgtgtgatggtcaggtgtctacaaacttttggccatatagtgtatagtggGCTGAGATGAAGGTTGATGCAACATCGCCCCCTAGCGGCAGAACAAAATCTTTCAGtctattgtgtttttattttttaaatgtttaaaatgattgttGTTCAAAATGGcaagggacaaaaaaaaaattgctaatcAACACTAATATGCAAGCTAAATCAGAAGATAAAGCAGTTAAAAGTAGAAAATACATTATCGTGAATTGAAATCAACAAGCAGGGCAAACTGCtttattgaacatttcaaaTTAAATTTCTAATTTCTACACAGAACATGAATTACATTTCTCAAATAAAGTGTGTACAAGCTCAGTGACAATATTACAGGTTCCAATACAACAGTACAAT
Coding sequences within:
- the cmasa gene encoding N-acylneuraminate cytidylyltransferase A produces the protein MDASGEPACSEDCNNHAKKRKREDKREDKRADKRADKRADKRADKRADKREDKRHIAAVILARGGSKGIPLKNIRPLAGIPLICWVLRAALDSSVFKSVWVSTDHDEIERVAKTWGAKNWGANNCGANNWKVNVHRRSPEVSKDTSSSLETLQEFSRLHPEVDVICNIQATSPCLHPNHLKEAVEMMTKQGYDSVFSVVRRHHFRWQELKKGEITSTKPLNLDPSRRPRRQDWDGELCENGSFYFATKDLVTQGLLQGGKIAYFEMGPEYSVDIDVDIDWPVAEQRVLRYGYFGKSEPEKLRLLLCNVSGCLTDGRVCLSAAAEEMLFLNTGDLTGIRMLQKEGMKVILIASSDNQVISEFQLAQTLSKKTGCEIWCLKGNKKEELETLLEEKDLMWKEVAYIGNDVPDVACLNLAGLSAVPSDVPLVVLNAAKYPCQRAAGHGAVREFIEHILLMKGAKFQKENNNC